A window from Toxoplasma gondii ME49 chromosome IX, whole genome shotgun sequence encodes these proteins:
- a CDS encoding ABC transporter, ATP-binding domain-containing protein (encoded by transcript TGME49_305770) — translation MSPSPSLPESSNACNGVSEELGGPPPSSAASSACPPQSASPSLFPASSESREEAPVVRCRHLRYSYQVPSRQRPLSTECTDSCQLLPPSGVCLSTEFLDSMALAASSVDAEGTTSAGERGARQGRGEENRGAGGHGEEGREREEAGGQREYQLFDVSLEIPKGARVVVIGSNGAGKSTLLNILGGKMLIPEGMAFVLGRPAFHDVSLGRDVVCLSEWWKGDFALDVPLYDLVGPVVEAHIQEKMEKKRDASLAPDQAECRRPRGFWSRLFYDEGLFSPLPCCSSSSASSPASASASASATAGEGERERLGEEECVVSRVRRLVTLLGVDMRWRIARISDGERRRCQLLAALCEPRKVYILDEATSDLDLVSREGLLRLLLHESSRRGATVLYSTHIFDGLDEWATHLLYMRKGRLHLYRPLSELPALEELRRSGHSAPLYALARQWLFEEWQHQPQLLALQRL, via the exons ATgtcgccgtctccctctctgcccGAGAGCTCCAACGCATGCAATGGAGTCTCTGAAGAGCTGGGCGgtcctcctccctcctcgGCCGCCTCCTCGGCCTGCCCTCCCcagtctgcttctccctcgctctttcctgcttcctcCGAAAGCCGTGAGGAAGCGCCTGTCGTTCGATGCAGACACCTGCGCTACTCATACCAGGTCCCGTCGCGGCAGCGGCCTCTCAGCAcggagtgtacagacagctgccAGTTGCTGCCGCCGAGCGGGGTCTGTCTGAGCACCGAGTTTCTCGACTCCATggctctcgctgcttcttccgtcGACGCCGAAGGAACGACGTccgcaggagagagaggcgctcgACAGggcagaggcgaggaaaaccGAGGAGCGGGAGgacatggagaagaagggagagaaagggaagaagcgggaggacagagagagtaTCAGCTGTTCGACGTATCGCTGGAAATCCCCAAGGGTGCGAGAGTCGTCGTCATTGGAAGCAACGGAGCAGGGAAGAGCACTCTCCTCAACATCCTGGGGGGCAAAATG CTCATCCCAGAAGGAATGGCTTTCGTGCTCGGTCGCCCTGCGTTCCACGACGTATCCCTCGGCCGCGACGTCGTCTGTCTGAGCGAATGGTGGAAAGGAG acTTCGCTCTGGATGTACCGCTGTACGACCTCGTCGGTCCCGTCGTCGAGGCCCATATTcaggagaagatggagaagaagcgcgacgcttctctcgcgccaGACCAGGCAGAGTGTCGTCGCCCTCGCGGCTTCTGGAGTCGTCTCTTCTACGACGAAGGCTTGTTCTCGCCGCTCCCCTGctgttcttcgtcgtctgcgtcttcgcctgcgtcggcgtctgcgtcggcgTCTGCGACTGCAGGAGAGGGTGAACGTGAGAGACTGGGCGAGGAGGAGTGCGTCGTGAGTCGCGTCCGACGGCTGGTGACTCTGCTGGGAGTCGACATGCGCTGGCGAATCGCGCGGATAAGTgacggcgagagacgcagatgcCAGTTGCTCGCAGCTCTCTGTGAACCGAGGAAAGTGTACATTCTCGACGAGGCTACGAGCGACCTCGACCTCGTCTCCCGAGAGGGCCTTCTCCG CCTTCTGCTGCATGAGTCGTCGCGCCGTGGTGCGACTGTGCTCTACTCCACGCATATTTTCGACGGCCTCGATGAGTGGGCGACGCACCTTCTCTACATGCGAAAGGGAAGACTTCATCTCTACCGGCCTCTCTCTGAGCTCCCGGC
- a CDS encoding hypothetical protein (encoded by transcript TGME49_305760) has translation MTTAENEETSEELAAAVVHAAEDEGGCSRETLAEVEELGPQLQTELNRARDFLQRTLRRMAVYATRALPALSADASTRQQEERRGERKRLREREAAAIASAVHTAEELWRAEREIFAPFLEKQTEAGEADDEEPDAGVVARVQRRLKRARGRKTQAPETETERRFLLNRPLPAAKLENDPCFNMIQRICGDRPADCSAVDDVELRESDGEESEEDARADAERKRFLKVPLVFFRCPITQEKFTEPVSTRFAPDGQACVHVFEKEAILAALRRSNAPGSVACPFAGCRATIRAASLQEDVETKLRMQHDAVKEAQEALDREPSAVALLDAPAEES, from the exons ATGACGACTGccgagaacgaggagacctCCGAGGAGCTGGCCGCTGCGGTGGTGCATGCCgcagaagatgaaggaggGTGCTCTAGAGAAACTCTCGCG gaagtcgaggaactGGGTCCGCAGCTTCAGACCGAGTTGAACCGAGCGCGAGACTTCCTGCAAAGGACTCTGCGGCGCATGGCTGTCTATG CGACGCGCGCCTTGCCGGCCCTCAGCGCGGACGCGTCCACGCGACagcaagaagagcgacggGGAGAACGAAAGCGGCTGCGAGAACGTGAGGCGGCGGCCATCGCGTCGGCTGTCCATACAGCGGAGGAGCTGTGGCGAGCGGAACGGGAGATTTTCGCGCCTTTCctcgaaaaacagacagaggcaggagaggccGATGACGAAGAGCCTGACGCCGGCGTCGTCGCGCGAGTCCAACGAAGGTTGAAGAGAGCTCGCggcagaaagacacaggCTCCGGAAACAGAAACTGAACGCCGCTTCCTGCTGAACAGACCGTTGCCCGCAGCGAAGCTCGAAAACGACCCTTGCTTCAACATGATCCAG cgcatcTGCGGGGACCGGCCTGCTGACTGCTCTGCGGTTGACGACGTCGAGctgcgagagagcgacggcgaggagagcgaagaggacgcaAGGGCAGATGCAGAGCGAAAGCGGTTTCTCAAGGTCcccctcgtttttttcaggtgcCCGATAACTCAGGAGAAATTCACCGAGCCTGTCTCGACTCG GTTCGCGCCCGACGGCCAAGCCTGCGTCCACGTCTTCGAGAAGGAGGCGATCCTCGCTgcgct gCGACGCTCCAACGCACCAGGCTCGGTGGCCTGCCCATTCGCAG GCTGTCGGGCGACGATTCGCGCAGCGAGCCTCCAGGAGGACGTCGAGACgaagctgcgcatgca GCACGATGCTGTGAAGGAGGCACAGGAGGCGCTGGACCGAGAGCCTTCGGCCGTGGCGCTCTTGGACGCTCCTGCGGAGGAAAGCTGA